A genomic window from Purpureocillium takamizusanense chromosome 2, complete sequence includes:
- a CDS encoding uncharacterized protein (COG:S~EggNog:ENOG503PWMB): protein MDRTTGTARSPLKAVASHRISVKFKHYPPFPNTQPSTMSSDPSNTQHSSSIDTTSASPEALIYAVMSGDVRHVKLLASLNIGVASSDSWVVLEACLHGIEMVHALSCNTHIDLNPTLPGQKGDRVLHLLLRMPSTRFGGRKPETVRILLQKGVDPLEPDRRGNNAIHILSGSPKDQSAQSLRLLQMILCGDQGIPEQIRATSLASINEKNMGGAGNTALIIAVQSENEYQVRLLLEKGASPHVPGEFGRKPLYFAVARDFVVIATLLLDYGATIENDIVALSSEMESLIRVYSVCR, encoded by the coding sequence ATGGATCGAACCACAGGTACCGCAAGGTCTCCTTTAAAAGCAGTTGCATCCCATCGCATCTCTGTTAAGTTCAAGCACTATCCCCCGTTCCCGAATACCCAGCCCTCAACTATGAGCTCGGATCCCTCTAACACCCAACACTCCTCCAGCATTGACACGACATCTGCTTCGCCAGAGGCTTTGATTTATGCGGTCATGTCGGGTGACGTACGTCAcgtcaagctcctcgccAGTCTCAACATTGGTGTAGCATCGTCTGATTCTTGGGTCGTTTTGGAAGCTTGTTTGCATGGCATTGAGATGGTCCATGCTCTGTCTTGCAATACCCATATCGACCTGAATCCGACTCTCCCTGGGCAGAAAGGGGACAGAGTGCTGCATCTTCTCTTGAGAATGCCATCCACAAGGTTTGGGGGCAGGAAGCCAGAAACAGTGCGGATCCTCCTGCAGAAAGGTGTCGATCCGCTGGAGCCGGACAGGAGAGGCAACAACGCAATACATATACTGTCAGGGTCACCAAAAGACCAGAGCGCCCAGAGCCTTCGCCTTCTGCAGATGATCCTTTGTGGCGATCAGGGCATCCCGGAGCAGATACGGGCCACGAGCTTGGCATCAATCAATGAGAAGAACATGGGCGGGGCTGGCAACACGGCTCTCATCATCGCTGTTCAAAGCGAAAACGAATATCAGGTGCGTCTGCTCCTGGAAAAGGGCGCCAGTCCCCATGTTCCCGGAGAGTTCGGCAGAAAGCCCCTATATTTTGCAGTGGCAAGGGACTTTGTTGTTATTGCTACGTTGCTCTTGGACTACGGCGCCACAATCGAGAATGATATCGTAGCCCTTTCCTCGGAGATGGAGTCGCTGATACGGGTGTATTCGGTATGTAGATGA
- a CDS encoding uncharacterized protein (COG:S~TransMembrane:5 (n6-16c21/22o45-72i93-111o117-136i143-160o166-187i)~EggNog:ENOG503NZE3), which yields MNTYLSPKVHTMAYWGQYNVFARRETYTAGSVFLYGTIATMSLILSICVSVYSAVLGADEAGYIPFWKQSHLYPNGFTMDSSVGSIYWVVLFLAQFGHLGHFFCDNDAYTNSAASTAAHVVTNNVLHVAFVLLFCHSFFYSAEVILILNFVNLSALYFRQGPHARSVQHLPSSGPLAWTFVSIYWNLAIALAHRGVETQIFGLIFIWSPLGYGLFAFIAYKDVTMIMCLGILAAATGVGQLSIKAKLAHLIPPFLVAGLLLVLCLLAAIAGRGSETIGNNEKNGVDCGSPQAEDEESGADEQMTRERRICSQVCPPLYWSTAG from the exons ATGAACACGTATCTTAGCCCCAAAGTCCACACCATGGCATATTGGGGCCAGT ACAACGTTTTCGCTCGACGAGAGACCTACACGGCAGGTTCGGTGTTCCTGTACGGAACAATTGCCACTATGTCCTTGATCCTGTCCATCTGTGTCTCTGTCTACTCTGCCGTCCTgggggccgacgaggcaggTTATATACCCTTCTGGAAGCAGAGCCATCTATATCCCAACGGCTTTACTATGGACTCCTCCGTCGGTAGTATTTACTG GGTCGTGCTTTTCCTCGCCCAATTTGGTCATTTGGGTCACTTCTTCTGTGACAACGATGCTTACACAAATTCTGCTGCCAGCACTGCGGCCCATGTCGTAACAAATAACGTTCTTCATGTGGCCTTTGTTCTCCTTTTCTGCCACTCATTCTTCTATTCGGCAGAAGTGATCCTTATTCTTAATTTCGTCAATCTTTCAGCACTCTACTTTCGTCAAGGCCCCCACGCCCGATCCGTACAGCACCTTCCATCATCCGGCCCCCTTGCCTGGACCTTTGTCAGCATCTATTGGAATCTCGCCATTGCTCTCGCCCATCGTGGAGTCGAGACACAGATCTTTGGGCTCATTTTCATTTGGTCGCCACTGGGTTACGGATTGTTTGCGTTCATTGCCTACAAG GACGTCACCATGATTATGTGTCTTGGGATCCTAGCTGCGGCCACGGGAGTAGGCCAGCTGTCGATTAAAGCGAAGCTCGCTCACTTGATTCCGCCATTTCTCGTGGCCGGACTGTTACTTGTGTTATGTTTGCTTGCCGCTATCGCCGGCCGTGGCAGCGAAACGATTGGCAATAATGAGAAGAATGGAGTAGATTGTGGCAGCCCTCAggcagaggacgaggaaagcggcgccgacgaaCAGATGACTCGCGAAAGAAGGATCTGCTCCCAGGTATGCCCCCCACTGTACTGGTCTACTGCAGGCTAG
- a CDS encoding uncharacterized protein (COG:S~TransMembrane:7 (i32-55o85-104i125-155o175-193i200-218o224-243i250-270o)~EggNog:ENOG503NZE3) has translation MFLARVVLFLAQFGHLGHFFCDNDAYTNSAASTAAHVVTNNVLHVAFVLLFCHSFFYSAEVILILNFVNLSALYFRQGPHARSVQHLPSSGPLAWTFVSIYWNLAIALAHRGVETQIFGLIFIWSPLGYGLFAFIAYKDVTMIMCLGILAAATGVGQLSIKAKLAHLIPPFLVAGLLLVLCLLAAIAGRGSETIGNNEKNGVDCGSPQAEDEESGADEQMTRERRICSQVCPPLYWSTAG, from the exons ATGTTTCTCGCAAGGGTCGTGCTTTTCCTCGCCCAATTTGGTCATTTGGGTCACTTCTTCTGTGACAACGATGCTTACACAAATTCTGCTGCCAGCACTGCGGCCCATGTCGTAACAAATAACGTTCTTCATGTGGCCTTTGTTCTCCTTTTCTGCCACTCATTCTTCTATTCGGCAGAAGTGATCCTTATTCTTAATTTCGTCAATCTTTCAGCACTCTACTTTCGTCAAGGCCCCCACGCCCGATCCGTACAGCACCTTCCATCATCCGGCCCCCTTGCCTGGACCTTTGTCAGCATCTATTGGAATCTCGCCATTGCTCTCGCCCATCGTGGAGTCGAGACACAGATCTTTGGGCTCATTTTCATTTGGTCGCCACTGGGTTACGGATTGTTTGCGTTCATTGCCTACAAG GACGTCACCATGATTATGTGTCTTGGGATCCTAGCTGCGGCCACGGGAGTAGGCCAGCTGTCGATTAAAGCGAAGCTCGCTCACTTGATTCCGCCATTTCTCGTGGCCGGACTGTTACTTGTGTTATGTTTGCTTGCCGCTATCGCCGGCCGTGGCAGCGAAACGATTGGCAATAATGAGAAGAATGGAGTAGATTGTGGCAGCCCTCAggcagaggacgaggaaagcggcgccgacgaaCAGATGACTCGCGAAAGAAGGATCTGCTCCCAGGTATGCCCCCCACTGTACTGGTCTACTGCAGGCTAG